A genomic stretch from Desulfotignum balticum DSM 7044 includes:
- a CDS encoding molybdopterin-dependent oxidoreductase: MTYKTDEIWEDKWVNTTCGVCYCGCGAKVRVVNGVPVKIEGIKETTMGGTNAGLCGKGVAGLMYYHDPNRIKKPMLRTNPEKGIGVDPKWKEIEWEEAYEIITTKMKKIMEDDPNKILFTNQTMRASDGPHNHPYFYAQAFGVKNNGNFIIGGGSLHCGNACHMLGGLIHGAWSIAPDWRYTKYVLKWGSSKGTGSGHSAMTNARLRADAVRRGIKEIVFDPMGNFAGGKATEWLAILPGTDTAVGLAIANYIVNMRGEMDELYLKAKTNFVYLIKEDGTYIRHEKSNKPLVYDTKAGEIKEYDDQSAAWEDLALDGEYEYNGEKVRPCFVPFKEHLKQFTIEWASEISTVPAAKILEVAKGWVDNAQIGSTITIEGKTFPYRPVSSVTFRGSQGHTNGIHQVAAIDLMAQLVGAEDVPGGTLGWPAIRRAYPGGNYEQTCKVGTDGVIVPSVFYSHDPWPVHAPSYPATNMGCVDVWTHCTLSHIPYVEEVDYIHDKLGMKAKPEMIFGISANFIISNSDWDTAVKNFKDCFVVQNDLWINETDQAIGDLILPDVSYLEKDCWSSEIDAFFFSGSPSYEDWYVHLQKPVAKPIGESRFFMDVYLEVAHRVGVLDKFNAKLNDYYRIEDPELQIKPGEKLTWKEIGERVLRWVYGPDKEKIEEQGYATWHKSIEDVYWRWEIDSRCPVYMEYLIHDRRNMEKIFEETGFDYKKLEMDMDQYTPLPSWFWPESHKDLDDEYDLLAFSYRDILHTNNTTFQNPYVDEVSQMCPYTFTITLNTTMAKERGFKDGDIICIENKYGVKEKGIVKTMEAQSPKVIGIAGQGGLWADGRPIAKGKGANFCKLLPAKLKYFDPVAGNMETAVAVKIYKVN; this comes from the coding sequence ATGACCTATAAGACAGATGAAATTTGGGAAGACAAATGGGTAAATACCACCTGTGGTGTCTGCTACTGCGGATGCGGTGCCAAAGTGCGGGTGGTGAACGGGGTGCCGGTAAAAATCGAGGGCATCAAAGAGACCACCATGGGCGGCACCAATGCCGGTCTGTGCGGCAAAGGTGTGGCCGGCCTCATGTACTACCATGATCCCAACCGGATCAAAAAACCGATGCTTCGGACCAATCCGGAAAAAGGGATCGGTGTGGATCCCAAATGGAAAGAGATTGAATGGGAAGAAGCCTATGAAATCATCACCACCAAGATGAAAAAGATCATGGAAGACGATCCCAATAAGATTTTGTTCACCAACCAGACCATGCGGGCGTCTGACGGGCCGCACAACCATCCCTATTTTTATGCCCAGGCGTTTGGTGTTAAAAACAACGGTAACTTCATCATCGGCGGTGGCAGCCTGCACTGCGGAAACGCCTGCCATATGCTGGGGGGCCTGATTCACGGGGCCTGGTCCATTGCACCTGACTGGCGGTACACCAAATATGTGCTCAAATGGGGTTCCAGCAAAGGCACCGGCTCCGGACATTCCGCCATGACCAACGCCCGGTTACGGGCCGATGCCGTGCGAAGAGGCATCAAAGAGATCGTGTTCGATCCCATGGGTAATTTTGCCGGGGGTAAAGCCACGGAATGGCTGGCCATTCTGCCGGGCACGGACACGGCTGTGGGTCTGGCCATTGCCAACTATATCGTGAACATGCGCGGGGAAATGGATGAACTGTATCTGAAAGCCAAGACCAATTTCGTCTACCTGATCAAGGAAGACGGTACCTACATACGTCACGAAAAAAGCAACAAACCGTTGGTGTATGATACCAAAGCCGGCGAGATCAAGGAATATGACGATCAATCCGCCGCCTGGGAAGACCTGGCCCTGGACGGTGAGTATGAATACAACGGGGAAAAAGTACGTCCCTGCTTTGTACCGTTCAAAGAGCATTTGAAACAGTTTACCATTGAATGGGCTTCAGAAATTTCCACTGTACCGGCCGCCAAGATTCTGGAAGTGGCCAAGGGCTGGGTGGACAACGCCCAGATCGGATCCACCATCACCATTGAAGGCAAAACCTTTCCTTACCGGCCGGTGTCATCGGTCACGTTCCGGGGATCCCAGGGCCATACCAACGGGATCCATCAGGTGGCAGCCATCGACCTGATGGCCCAGCTGGTGGGGGCCGAAGATGTTCCCGGCGGTACCTTGGGATGGCCGGCCATCCGCCGGGCCTATCCGGGCGGCAATTATGAACAGACCTGTAAAGTAGGCACTGATGGCGTGATCGTTCCGTCCGTGTTCTATTCCCATGATCCCTGGCCGGTGCATGCGCCCAGCTATCCGGCCACCAACATGGGATGCGTGGATGTGTGGACCCATTGTACCCTGTCCCATATTCCTTATGTGGAAGAAGTGGATTACATTCATGATAAACTGGGCATGAAAGCCAAACCTGAGATGATTTTCGGTATTTCTGCCAATTTTATCATCAGTAATTCCGACTGGGATACGGCAGTGAAAAACTTCAAAGACTGCTTTGTGGTGCAAAACGACCTGTGGATCAATGAAACCGATCAGGCCATTGGCGACCTGATTTTGCCGGATGTGTCTTATCTGGAAAAAGACTGCTGGTCTTCGGAGATCGATGCGTTCTTTTTTTCCGGATCGCCTTCCTATGAAGACTGGTATGTGCATCTGCAGAAACCGGTGGCCAAACCCATCGGAGAATCCCGGTTCTTCATGGATGTGTACCTGGAGGTGGCGCATCGGGTGGGCGTGCTGGACAAGTTCAACGCCAAGCTCAATGATTACTATCGGATCGAGGATCCTGAACTGCAGATCAAGCCCGGTGAAAAACTGACCTGGAAAGAGATCGGCGAACGGGTTCTCAGATGGGTGTACGGGCCTGACAAGGAAAAAATCGAAGAACAGGGATACGCCACCTGGCATAAATCCATTGAAGATGTTTACTGGCGGTGGGAGATCGATTCCAGGTGCCCGGTGTACATGGAATATCTGATCCATGACAGACGTAATATGGAAAAGATTTTTGAGGAAACCGGTTTTGACTACAAAAAGCTTGAAATGGATATGGATCAGTATACGCCGCTGCCTTCCTGGTTCTGGCCTGAATCCCACAAAGATCTGGATGATGAATATGACCTGCTGGCATTCTCTTATCGGGATATTCTGCACACCAACAATACCACGTTCCAGAATCCGTATGTGGATGAGGTGTCCCAGATGTGCCCCTATACCTTTACCATCACTTTAAATACCACCATGGCAAAGGAGCGGGGATTCAAGGATGGAGATATCATCTGCATTGAGAATAAATACGGGGTCAAGGAAAAAGGGATTGTCAAAACCATGGAAGCCCAGAGTCCCAAGGTGATCGGTATTGCCGGCCAGGGCGGGTTGTGGGCGGACGGACGACCCATTGCCAAAGGCAAAGGCGCCAATTTCTGCAAACTGCTGCCGGCCAAGCTCAAATATTTTGATCCGGTCGCCGGTAACATGGAGACTGCGGTTGCTGTCAAGATTTATAAAGTAAATTAG
- a CDS encoding DUF2080 family transposase-associated protein, translating into MTDKNQTETPLAAEETKPVPQARVKFEVYGEEMIEKEVKSSGNSGRIYLPPNWVGHTVKIIKVE; encoded by the coding sequence ATGACTGATAAAAATCAAACCGAAACCCCATTGGCGGCGGAAGAGACCAAACCGGTTCCTCAGGCCAGAGTCAAATTCGAGGTGTACGGAGAGGAAATGATTGAAAAAGAAGTGAAATCCTCCGGCAACAGTGGCAGAATATATCTGCCACCCAACTGGGTGGGTCATACGGTCAAAATTATCAAAGTAGAATAA
- a CDS encoding GNAT family N-acetyltransferase, translating to MEEPIIREIRLEDAQAIEDIRAAISPQDANVDFLKLVKQQVSDGNGTTSLAAELNNKVVGYMISTTLYAGFGIRKSAWIMAIGVHPDYMGRGIGLALANRICDIYRDKEVACIYSSVMWDSIDVLSFFKKLGFKRSEFINLKKEL from the coding sequence TTGGAAGAACCGATCATCAGAGAAATCCGTCTGGAGGACGCCCAGGCCATAGAAGATATCCGTGCCGCCATCTCACCCCAGGATGCCAACGTCGATTTTCTCAAGCTGGTGAAACAGCAGGTATCCGATGGAAACGGCACCACCAGCCTGGCCGCGGAATTGAACAATAAGGTCGTGGGGTACATGATTTCCACCACCCTGTATGCGGGTTTCGGTATCCGGAAAAGTGCCTGGATCATGGCAATCGGCGTGCATCCGGATTACATGGGCCGGGGTATCGGGCTGGCACTGGCCAACCGGATTTGTGACATTTACAGGGACAAAGAAGTGGCCTGTATCTATTCGTCCGTGATGTGGGATTCCATTGATGTGCTGTCTTTTTTCAAGAAGCTGGGATTCAAACGCAGTGAATTCATCAACCTGAAAAAAGAGCTGTAG
- a CDS encoding ABC transporter ATP-binding protein: MLKLSNIHTYYGNIHALKGIDIEVEEGEVISLIGANGAGKSTTLMTTSGIVPAQKGTIELNGEDITYLSPDNIVKKGICQVPEGRRIFPYLTVAENLDMGAFLRNDNDKIKQDLSYVYELFPILANRRNQAGGTLSGGEQQMLAISRALMSRPKILLLDEPSLGLAPIVVKQIFSIIEKINQENKTTIFIVEQNANLALKAAHRGYVMETGRITMTDTGANLLANEDVKKAYLGI, from the coding sequence ATGCTTAAACTCAGCAATATCCATACTTATTACGGCAATATCCACGCACTCAAAGGCATAGACATCGAAGTGGAGGAAGGGGAGGTGATTTCCCTGATCGGTGCCAACGGAGCCGGGAAATCCACCACATTGATGACGACGTCCGGTATTGTTCCGGCCCAAAAAGGAACCATCGAACTCAACGGAGAAGATATCACATATCTGTCCCCGGATAACATTGTCAAAAAAGGGATCTGCCAGGTCCCGGAAGGCCGCCGCATTTTTCCTTATCTCACCGTGGCCGAAAATCTGGATATGGGCGCATTTCTGCGTAACGACAATGATAAAATCAAACAGGATCTGTCGTATGTATATGAACTGTTTCCCATCCTGGCCAACCGCCGGAACCAGGCCGGCGGTACCCTGAGCGGCGGGGAACAGCAGATGCTGGCCATATCCCGGGCACTGATGTCCCGGCCCAAGATACTGCTGCTGGATGAGCCGTCCCTGGGCCTGGCCCCCATCGTGGTGAAACAGATTTTCTCCATCATTGAAAAGATCAATCAGGAAAATAAAACCACCATCTTTATCGTGGAGCAGAACGCCAATCTGGCATTGAAAGCGGCCCACCGGGGATATGTCATGGAAACCGGACGAATCACCATGACAGATACCGGTGCAAATCTGCTGGCCAACGAGGACGTGAAAAAAGCCTATCTGGGGATTTAA
- a CDS encoding ABC transporter ATP-binding protein, with amino-acid sequence MEPILNVKNLTMKFGGLKALDDVSIAIEKGQIAALIGPNGAGKTTFFNCITGIYEPTHGNVEITPPGKATQSLKGLKPNYVTERGIARTFQNIRLFHGMTVLENVLIGRHCRLSSGIIKAMLKPSSQREEEKKAVYDSYEILEKIGLAKYVNEMAVNLPYGAQRRLEIARAMATDPFLLLLDEPAAGMNPQETKELDDLILWLRDNENLTILLIEHDMKLVMSLSDWIHVVDYGKKIAEGTPAEIKANPDVIKAYLGEESDDA; translated from the coding sequence ATGGAACCCATACTTAACGTTAAAAACCTGACCATGAAATTCGGGGGTCTTAAAGCCCTGGATGATGTAAGCATTGCCATTGAAAAAGGGCAGATTGCCGCACTCATCGGCCCCAACGGCGCCGGAAAAACCACATTTTTTAACTGTATCACCGGCATTTATGAACCCACTCACGGAAATGTGGAGATTACCCCCCCCGGCAAAGCCACCCAGAGTCTCAAAGGCCTCAAACCCAATTATGTAACGGAAAGAGGTATTGCCAGAACCTTTCAAAACATCCGGCTGTTTCATGGCATGACAGTACTTGAAAACGTGTTGATCGGCAGGCACTGTCGCCTGTCTTCCGGGATTATCAAGGCCATGCTCAAACCCTCCAGCCAGCGGGAGGAAGAAAAAAAAGCGGTGTATGACAGTTATGAAATTCTGGAAAAAATCGGCCTGGCAAAATATGTGAATGAAATGGCGGTGAACCTGCCGTACGGGGCCCAGCGACGTCTGGAAATCGCTCGTGCCATGGCCACGGACCCTTTTTTACTGCTGCTGGATGAACCGGCGGCCGGCATGAATCCCCAGGAAACCAAAGAACTGGATGATCTGATTCTCTGGCTGCGGGACAATGAAAATCTGACCATTCTCCTCATCGAACATGATATGAAACTGGTCATGAGCCTGTCCGACTGGATCCATGTAGTGGATTACGGCAAAAAAATCGCCGAAGGCACCCCTGCCGAAATCAAAGCCAATCCTGACGTCATCAAAGCCTATCTGGGAGAAGAATCCGACGATGCTTAA
- a CDS encoding ABC transporter permease subunit gives MPIKQQLKQSLIIAFWFMILTFPIMVIKVNTIHNTIVFRWSNLLWVGVLSFFASWLWNYFLRRTEARKKSDIDEDIPLIHRFLQNNRFRRPFLGLLAAFFIAYPFVFPMYHTSIMISALVYVMLGLGLNIVVGLAGLLDLGYVAFYAVGAYAYALLNLHFGLSFWMVLPISALLGTLFGVLLGYPVLRLRGDYLAIVTLGFGEIIRIVLENWDEFSNGPRGISDIPAPTFFGHQFNQDNTMIYIYFIVIALVLMTIFFVNRLENSKIGRAWIALRDDEIACQAMGIDKFKTKLTAFALGATWAAMGGVIFAAKTSYINPMSFTIWESITILCVVVIGGMGSAVGVIAGALVLILLPEYLRAVAEYRMLVFGALQVIVMVFKPDGLIKSVRKVYTFKTSQEPHQEKIVHGTHT, from the coding sequence ATGCCGATTAAACAACAACTCAAACAATCTTTGATCATTGCCTTCTGGTTCATGATCCTGACCTTTCCCATCATGGTCATTAAGGTCAATACCATCCACAACACCATTGTTTTCAGGTGGTCCAACCTTTTATGGGTCGGTGTGCTATCCTTTTTTGCCTCCTGGTTATGGAACTATTTTCTGCGGCGCACCGAAGCCCGGAAAAAGTCGGACATTGACGAAGACATCCCCCTGATCCACCGATTTTTGCAAAACAACCGGTTCCGCCGGCCGTTTCTCGGGCTGCTGGCTGCTTTTTTTATCGCGTATCCGTTTGTTTTCCCCATGTATCACACCTCCATCATGATATCGGCCCTGGTGTATGTCATGCTGGGACTGGGACTCAATATCGTGGTGGGACTGGCCGGGCTGCTTGATCTGGGGTATGTGGCGTTTTATGCGGTGGGGGCTTATGCCTATGCCCTTTTAAACCTGCATTTTGGACTCAGCTTCTGGATGGTGCTGCCCATTTCCGCACTCCTGGGCACCCTGTTCGGCGTGTTGTTGGGTTATCCGGTACTGCGGCTCAGAGGGGATTACCTGGCTATCGTGACCCTGGGGTTCGGAGAAATCATCCGGATTGTTCTGGAAAACTGGGATGAGTTTTCCAACGGCCCCCGGGGAATCTCTGATATTCCGGCCCCCACTTTTTTCGGGCATCAGTTCAATCAGGACAATACCATGATCTACATCTATTTCATTGTTATCGCCCTGGTGCTCATGACTATCTTTTTTGTCAACCGCCTGGAAAATTCCAAAATCGGACGGGCCTGGATCGCGTTGCGGGATGATGAGATCGCCTGCCAGGCCATGGGGATCGACAAATTCAAGACCAAGCTCACCGCGTTTGCCTTAGGCGCCACCTGGGCTGCCATGGGCGGGGTGATCTTTGCCGCCAAAACCTCATATATCAACCCCATGTCTTTTACCATCTGGGAGTCCATCACCATTTTGTGCGTGGTGGTTATCGGCGGCATGGGATCCGCCGTGGGAGTGATTGCCGGTGCGCTGGTGCTGATTCTTCTGCCGGAATATCTGCGGGCGGTGGCTGAATACCGGATGCTGGTTTTCGGGGCGCTACAGGTCATTGTCATGGTGTTCAAACCGGACGGTCTGATCAAAAGCGTTCGAAAAGTGTACACGTTTAAAACATCACAGGAACCCCATCAGGAAAAAATAGTCCATGGAACCCATACTTAA
- a CDS encoding ABC transporter permease subunit, translating to MDPMYFFELFLGGLTRGSIYALIALGYTMVYGIIQLINFAHGEIYMIGAMTALIIASVLGMWGWNTAVIVILAFVFAIVYSCAYGFTVEKIAYKPLRNAPRLSALISAIGMSLFLQNYVMLAQTPDYLPFKSLIPDFKFWEPFAHIITSVEITIIITTVIVMILLGLLIKFTRIGKAMRATAQDKVMAALLGINVNNVISATFVVGSATAAIGGVLIACHVGQINFYIGFLAGLKAFIAAVLGGIGSIPGAVLGSLVLGISESFFTGYFWSEYEDVFAFTILVVILIFRPSGILGRHDAQKV from the coding sequence ATGGACCCCATGTATTTTTTTGAGCTGTTTCTGGGAGGTTTGACCCGGGGCAGTATTTATGCCCTTATCGCCCTAGGCTATACCATGGTGTACGGCATCATTCAGCTGATCAACTTTGCCCATGGGGAAATCTACATGATCGGCGCCATGACCGCGTTGATCATTGCCAGCGTTCTGGGAATGTGGGGATGGAACACCGCTGTGATCGTCATCCTGGCGTTTGTGTTTGCCATCGTCTATTCCTGCGCTTATGGGTTTACCGTGGAAAAAATCGCGTACAAACCGTTGCGAAACGCGCCACGCCTGTCTGCGCTGATATCCGCCATCGGCATGAGCCTGTTTCTGCAAAACTATGTCATGCTGGCCCAGACCCCGGACTACCTGCCTTTCAAAAGCCTGATACCGGATTTCAAATTCTGGGAACCCTTTGCCCACATCATCACATCCGTGGAAATCACCATCATCATTACCACGGTGATCGTCATGATCCTGCTGGGGCTGCTCATCAAATTCACCCGGATCGGCAAAGCCATGCGGGCCACGGCCCAGGACAAGGTCATGGCGGCTCTTTTGGGGATCAATGTCAACAATGTCATTTCAGCCACGTTTGTGGTGGGCTCTGCCACGGCAGCCATCGGCGGGGTGCTTATCGCCTGCCATGTGGGCCAGATCAATTTCTATATCGGATTTCTGGCCGGCCTCAAAGCCTTTATCGCCGCTGTTTTAGGCGGTATCGGTTCCATTCCTGGCGCAGTGCTGGGATCTCTGGTTCTGGGTATTTCCGAAAGCTTTTTTACCGGGTATTTCTGGAGTGAATACGAAGATGTGTTTGCTTTTACCATCCTGGTGGTAATTCTGATTTTCCGCCCATCCGGCATCCTGGGTCGCCACGATGCCCAGAAAGTGTAA
- a CDS encoding branched-chain amino acid ABC transporter substrate-binding protein, whose amino-acid sequence MKTFFKCLTVGVLSMMLFAAPGFASDTIKVANAGALSGDLAPYGISALRGVEMAVEDINEKGGILGKKVELMLGDDVCKPEVAVNVATKLVSDGAQMVVGHVCSGATIAANKIYKDADIILISGSATNDDLTMSGDHPNFFRTIANDGAQATLMTSFAKNDLKIKKVALIHDKGDYGKGQMELAKIAFEHMGDVEIVLFEGVTTGAVDYTAIVQKIKRSDADLVMWGGYHSDASKIIQLMKKKRVDTLFMGADGIYGDNLPNLAGEFAEGVYATGPNDTSSNPMHQALTKEHQEKYGEDPGTFFFTGYTCMQSLAVAAEKAGTVEYDAMRAAMFEITVDSPMGPIGFDENGDIVGAGFSVYRVTDGKYQQVN is encoded by the coding sequence ATGAAAACTTTTTTTAAGTGTCTCACCGTCGGGGTATTGTCTATGATGCTGTTTGCCGCACCTGGATTTGCCAGTGATACCATAAAGGTGGCCAATGCCGGCGCACTTTCCGGAGATTTGGCACCCTACGGCATATCCGCTCTCAGAGGGGTTGAAATGGCGGTTGAAGACATCAATGAAAAGGGCGGTATCCTGGGGAAAAAAGTCGAGCTGATGCTCGGAGATGATGTGTGCAAACCGGAAGTGGCGGTCAACGTGGCCACCAAGCTTGTATCCGACGGCGCCCAGATGGTTGTGGGTCATGTCTGCTCCGGCGCCACCATTGCTGCCAACAAAATTTACAAAGATGCCGATATCATTCTTATTTCCGGTTCCGCCACCAATGATGATCTGACTATGTCGGGTGACCATCCCAATTTTTTCAGAACCATTGCCAATGATGGGGCCCAGGCCACGCTGATGACGTCATTTGCAAAAAACGATCTCAAAATCAAAAAAGTGGCGTTGATTCACGACAAAGGAGATTACGGCAAAGGACAGATGGAACTGGCCAAAATCGCGTTTGAACATATGGGAGACGTGGAAATCGTACTGTTCGAAGGCGTGACCACCGGCGCTGTGGATTACACAGCCATTGTCCAGAAAATCAAACGGTCTGATGCGGATCTGGTCATGTGGGGTGGATACCATTCCGATGCGTCCAAAATCATTCAGCTGATGAAAAAGAAACGCGTAGATACGCTTTTCATGGGTGCGGACGGCATCTATGGCGACAACCTGCCCAACCTGGCCGGCGAATTTGCTGAAGGCGTCTATGCCACCGGCCCCAATGACACCTCTTCCAACCCCATGCATCAGGCATTGACCAAAGAACACCAGGAAAAATACGGGGAAGATCCCGGCACCTTTTTCTTCACCGGATACACCTGCATGCAGTCTTTGGCAGTTGCCGCTGAAAAAGCCGGCACTGTGGAGTATGATGCCATGCGGGCCGCCATGTTCGAAATCACCGTGGACTCTCCCATGGGCCCCATCGGATTTGACGAAAACGGGGACATTGTGGGCGCGGGTTTTTCAGTATACCGGGTAACTGACGGAAAATATCAGCAGGTTAATTAA
- a CDS encoding MalY/PatB family protein, with the protein MNPFFDPVIDRTHTHSMKWEKYEGTDILPMWVADMDFKAPPAVLAALTKVIDHGVLGYTLVSRDLNRIVADRLTALYGWAVEPDWLVWIPGVVSGLNVVCRAFGKQDQPLVTTTPIYPPFLSVSDHCGKPLITLPMIRESNRSTLDFDALERVFQTGPAVFLFCSPYNPCGTLFTREELEHLTTLCETYDILLCSDEIHSDFVLDPENRHIPTASLSEAAAQRTITLMAPSKTYNIPGLGCAFAVIPNAGLRTRFKAACKGIVPSVNLMGLAAAKAAYDVCDDWLSQLVSYLAENRNTVMKQINELPGCRLDPITATYLAWIDVRETGLTDPVRFFEEHGVGLSDGSFFGSPGFVRLNFGCPATVLEKGLDRMAQAMKRRT; encoded by the coding sequence ATGAACCCTTTTTTTGATCCCGTTATCGACCGGACCCATACCCATTCCATGAAATGGGAGAAATATGAAGGCACAGACATCTTGCCCATGTGGGTGGCGGACATGGACTTCAAAGCCCCGCCGGCAGTACTGGCAGCACTGACAAAAGTCATCGATCACGGGGTCCTGGGATATACGCTGGTTTCCCGGGATCTGAACCGGATTGTGGCAGACCGGCTCACGGCCCTTTACGGCTGGGCCGTTGAACCGGACTGGCTGGTATGGATTCCCGGTGTGGTGTCGGGGCTGAATGTGGTATGCCGGGCCTTTGGAAAACAAGACCAGCCCCTTGTCACCACCACGCCCATTTATCCGCCGTTTCTGTCGGTATCCGACCATTGCGGTAAGCCGTTGATCACCCTTCCCATGATCCGGGAATCCAACCGGTCCACCCTGGATTTTGATGCCCTGGAACGCGTGTTCCAAACCGGACCGGCGGTTTTTTTATTCTGCAGCCCCTACAATCCCTGCGGGACCCTGTTTACCCGGGAGGAACTTGAACATCTGACAACCCTGTGTGAGACCTATGACATTCTTTTGTGCAGCGATGAAATCCACAGCGATTTCGTACTGGACCCGGAAAACCGCCACATTCCCACAGCGTCTTTGTCCGAAGCCGCCGCCCAAAGAACCATCACCCTGATGGCACCTTCCAAAACCTATAACATTCCGGGGCTGGGGTGTGCCTTTGCCGTGATTCCAAATGCCGGCCTCAGAACCCGGTTCAAAGCGGCCTGCAAAGGCATTGTTCCATCCGTGAACCTGATGGGGCTTGCCGCGGCAAAAGCGGCGTATGACGTCTGTGATGACTGGCTGTCCCAGCTTGTTTCCTACCTGGCTGAAAACAGAAACACGGTGATGAAACAAATCAACGAACTGCCCGGATGCCGTCTGGACCCCATAACAGCCACATATCTGGCCTGGATCGATGTCAGGGAAACCGGGCTCACAGATCCGGTCCGGTTTTTTGAAGAACACGGGGTCGGATTGTCGGATGGGTCTTTTTTCGGATCTCCCGGATTTGTCCGGCTCAATTTCGGATGCCCGGCGACTGTTCTGGAAAAAGGACTGGACCGAATGGCACAGGCAATGAAAAGGCGTACATGA